From one Brachypodium distachyon strain Bd21 chromosome 4, Brachypodium_distachyon_v3.0, whole genome shotgun sequence genomic stretch:
- the LOC100840650 gene encoding uncharacterized protein LOC100840650 isoform X1: MVVITPLADSTSSRWAGVPPTKKKSGGAARVPQPVNPQNQSMDFMSTAAWGNKLMLPSSNAWGSLRLLHPKNDGASGSPSHIDDRPSSRGSSTSSSTVGSDFRDVPLYHVPTVTNRPRSTETRSGSLQHSCFPDSFTNVLKAPSRTIAKRAPTSHGKGFSLSIDDFPVLGSKNSASNSQQVTGHSSEGRPTIGSGIVVSQDGQRKRPMAGTGEVISSSNYEHESTLRTDYVCEGGDPIPAAKLTSKAQKTQPHGPQAPNLCMPPPWLDYWHPPPDHPPDENRMLHRAEAPYDPYKHADPSGSSLVESFAHSGQFTLNQDAALRPYAREDGCCLDIRGLSHPQVPADHRLTDQRPHVLGKVKDDLSDAIDIEKQPIIKKDVALLEKIKCLNNKARNFHALKLSNLLSSMESKVEHEKNICAELDHVTKDILLSAATSEIGPDFDRGNSVSESNNPMPINPPNVPTDGVSVVGLSEQKATEFCEAGKLGKSADYLAYGRGTTSRNWLDGCAKDMPCSISRHGWEGQSMVDALRAIVIRDAQQNQPFSRNTSQQALVTAADKVQNLLDYDGQHSRMRYLSAQAAKQLQDANDWISKQKVNAIARLEELNRHQLLQSQKSNDALLEADNNLYHEQKTGRDGAEDTCCIVSADGPNVPWPANGVDYATVSSSSTPASNTEGVSKGPWIHNVMSSAKNTEVNMMACKSTSQSHDNSALKHWQMEDRQRQFYSREPNIRERSNIAETSDYVSNTAETPADTLATEAKPQEKLSTRNKNIKRDSAAVRPASPPVFGSEKNTIEVSRMHQTLVPYVAISSSMVPAQVISAKGIMVGGIMLDDVPLASVNQELAAAAKEVHNKANSLSKPQQIKKSGKDHCSVPPVESPVWNDSVLHTPIKQTGNREKHEEGGPNSMPVSAVPQPSGNHSTIREKMATMQRSETGWYAHKPVYEELQRKNLGQTLPAENHKTSYDNRANANLETTSHDKEAHVNLTSAKADVPTELKNWLDKKMGWGQGRHRASLQQKSTEGLASVVQNLAEPACYFNVADVVQELSDQCRAEEQFESKTHDATEDRSKLTETVVLPSSTWETFPVNNWEGHRATDSPRHYHVEGQRNAGSSYGYKERAGRGRFIRGTSDLSISRWMPKHIFHPQSNAQDDDISEWLQDSHHSLSDTNNSHGMDRKLTRIVDRDGGMDLQGGQGNDLGMSFKDENPLIWNETEWEYQQLFPAPHHFGQQHSRSDWDANEDRQKGRGRHSENYDAEEVGCPDGWDRKPTQIVDGDSGMDLPSGKGNGDMSFEEENLVVLNETEWEYQQLLPAPHHLGQQHRGRDHNANEDRQRGSGGHSEYFDPKPVGSPVAACNIQRNTGGAIDDPVDSCETPAASRARWMPKYISHPQTYAQDNGISEWPRNSHHGLPDKHNSHGMDSKSTRVVDRKGAMDLSGGQGNVGMTFVDENLAVWNEKEWEYQQPFPAPHCLGQQHGGRGRSANDGRQRGRGRHSDTLEYHSSGPVRSPDAAPDVQWNTGGAVDHSNRGHRASSRAGSGHVERRHYI, encoded by the exons ATGGTGGTCATCACCCCGCTCGCCGACAGCACCAG CAGCAGATGGGCGGGGGTTCCTCCGACGAAGAAGAagtccggcggcgccgcgagGGTTCCTCAGCCCGTCAATCCGCAGAACCAGAG CATGGATTTCATGAGCACTGCCGCGTGGGGCAACAAACTGATGCTCCCATCATCAAATGCATGGGGTTCACTCCGACTTCTGCATCCCAAGAATGATGGAGCTTCTGGTTCACCTAGCCACATTGATGACCGCCCTTCTTCTCGAGGAAGCTCAACGTCATCATCAACAGTTGGAAGTGACTTCCGTGACGTACCATTGTATCACGTGCCTACTGTTACGAATCGTCCTCGAAGCACCGAGACAAGATCAGGAAGCTTGCAGCATTCTTGTTTTCCAGATTCTTTCACTAATGTTCTGAAAGCACCATCACGAACTATTGCCAAACGG GCACCTACATCACATGGGAAAGGGTTCAGCCTGAGTATAGATGATTTCCCAGTACTTGGCTCCAAAAATTCTGCGTCAAACAGTCAACAAG TTACAGGACATAGTTCAGAAGGGCGTCCAACTATTGGTTCTGGTATTGTGGTGTCACAGGATGGACAAAGAAAGAGGCCAATGGCTG GAACTGGTGAGGTAATTTCATCTTCCAATTATGAGCATGAAAGTACCTTAAGAACAGACTATGTCTGTGAAGGAGGTGATCCAATTCCTGCTGCAAAGTTGACAAGTAAAGCCCAGAAGACTCAACCGCATGGCCCACAAGCTCCTAATTTGTGTATGCCTCCTCCGTGGTTAGATTACTGGCATCCTCCTCCTGATCACCCCCCTGATGAAAACAGAATGTTGCATCGAGCAGAGGCACCATATGATCCATACAAGCATGCAGACCCCTCTGGCAGTTCCCTGGTTGAATCTTTTGCTCACTCTGGCCAGTTCACACTCAATCAGGACGCAGCATTAAGGCCGTATGCACGAGAGGATGGGTGTTGCCTAGACATCAGGGGTCTATCTCATCCTCAGGTACCCGCTGATCATCGCCTCACAGATCAACGTCCTCACGTTCTTGGGAAGGTCAAGGATGATCTTTCAGATGCAATTGACATTGAGAAGCAACCTATCATCAAGAAGGATGTGGCCCTATTAGAGAAAATAAAGTGCCTAAACAACAAAGCTAGAAATTTTCATGCCCTTAAGTTGTCTAATCTACTTTCATCCATGGAATCCAAGGTTGAGCACGAGAAAAACATTTGTGCTGAGCTAGATCATGTGACAAAAGATATTCTCTTAAGTGCTGCCACCAGTGAAATCGGTCCTGACTTTGACAGGGGTAATTCTGTTTCCGAAAGCAACAACCCTATGCCAATTAATCCACCAAATGTGCCTACTGATGGTGTAAGTGTTGTTGGTCTGTCAGAACAAAAGGCTACTGAATTTTGTGAAGCTGGAAAACTTGGTAAATCTGCTGATTATCTTGCATATGGAAGAGGCACTACGTCAAGAAACTGGCTCGATGGCTGTGCTAAGGACATGCCATGTAGTATTTCGAGACATGGATGGGAAGGGCAGTCTATGGTTGACGCTTTGCGAGCAATTGTTATAAGAGATGCTCAACAAAACCAACCTTTTTCTAGGAACACTTCACAGCAGGCATTAGTGACAGCTGCTGATAAGGTGCAAAATTTGCTTGATTATGATGGCCAG CATTCAAGAATGAGATATTTATCAGCTCAAGCTGCAAAACAACTACAGGATGCGAATGATTGGATTAGTAAACAGAAAGTAAATGCTATTGCAAGACTAGAAGAATTGAACAGACATCAATTATTGCAGAGTCAGAAATCCAATGATGCACTCTTAGAAGCAGATAACAATCTGTACCATGAACAAAAAACTGGACGTGATGGAGCAGAAGATACATGCTGTATTGTCTCTGCTGATGGTCCTAATGTGCCTTGGCCAGCAAATGGAGTTGACTATGCTACAGTTTCCAGCAGTTCCACTCCAGCATCAAATACTGAAGGTGTTAGTAAAGGTCCGTGGATTCATAATGTCATGTCCTCAGCCAAGAACACAGAGGTTAACATGATGGCATGCAAAAGCACCTCACAGTCACATGACAACAGTGCCCTAAAACACTGGCAGATGGAGGATAGGCAAAGACAATTTTATTCACGTGAGCCAAATATAAGGGAGAGATCAAACATAGCTGAAACCTCAGATTATGTTAGCAACACCGCTGAGACTCCTGCAGACACACTGGCTACTGAAGCTAAACCTCAGGAGAAACTCTCAACGAGAAACAAGAATATCAAGAGGGACTCTGCTGCAGTTAGGCCCGCATCACCACCTGTGTTTGGCAGTGAGAAGAATACTATAGAAGTCTCACGTATGCATCAAACCCTTGTCCCATATGTTGCCATCAGCAGTTCTATGGTTCCTGCCCAGGTTATTTCTGCTAAAGGTATTATGGTGGGTGGTATAATGCTTGATGATGTTCCACTTGCTTCGGTAAACCAGGAGTTGGCAGCGGCGGCTAAGGAAGTACACAATAAAGCCAATAGCCTGTCAAAGCCTCAGCAGATCAAGAAATCAGGAAAGGACCACTGCAGTGTACCGCCTGTTGAGAGTCCAGTTTGGAATGATAGCGTCCTGCACACACCAATTAAACAGACAGGCAACAGAGAAAAGCATGAAGAAGGCGGTCCAAATAGCATGCCTGTATCTGCCGTGCCACAACCATCTGGAAATCACAGTACGATTAGGGAGAAAATGGCAACAATGCAAAGGAGTGAAACCGGTTGGTATGCCCATAAGCCGGTATACGAAGAGCTGCAACGGAAGAATCTGGGGCAAACATTGCCAGCAGAGAACCACAAAACATCTTATGATAATAGGGCAAATGCCAATTTGGAGACCACGAGTCATGATAAAGAAGCACATGTTAATCTCACCTCTGCTAAAGCCGATGTTCCAACCGAGCTCAAAAACTGGCTGGATAAGAAGATGGGCTGGGGTCAAGGGAGGCATCGTGCTTCTTTGCAACAAAAGAGTACTGAGGGATTGGCTTCGGTGGTGCAAAATCTTGCTGAACCAGCATGCTACTTCAATGTGGCAGATGTCGTACAGGAGTTATCTGATCAATGTCGAGCAGAGGAGCAATTTGAGTCCAAGACCCATGATGCCACCGAGGATCGTTCAAAACTAACTGAAACAGTTGTCTTGCCTTCCAGTACTTGGGAAACCTTTCCTGTCAATAATTGGGAAGGACACCGTGCAACTGACAGTCCAAGGCACTACCATGTTGAGGGTCAAAGAAATGCAGGAAGTAGCTATGGCTACAAGGAGAGGGCAGGCAGGGGACGCTTCATCCGCGGAACGTCAGATCTATCCATATCTCGCTGGATGCCCAAACACATCTTCCATCCTCAGAGCAATGCACAAGACGATGACATTTCCGAATGGTTGCAGGATTCACACCACAGCTTATCTGACACGAACAACTCACATGGCATGGATCGCAAACTGACTCGTATTGTTGACAGAGATGGTGGAATGGATCTCCAGGGTGGACAAGGCAATGATCTAGGCATGAGTTTCAAAGATGAAAACCCtctgatatggaacgaaacaGAGTGGGAATATCAGCAGCTCTTTCCAGCACCACACCATTTTGGCCAACAACACAGCCGGAGTGACTGGGACGCAAATGAGGACAGGCAAAAGGGAAGAGGCAGACACTCTGAGAACTATGATGCTGAGGAGGTAGGATGTCCTGATGGCTGGGATAGAAAACCGACGCAGATAGTCGACGGAGATAGTGGGATGGATCTGCCGAGTGGAAAAGGCAATGGAGACATGAGttttgaagaagaaaaccTTGTTGTATTGAACGAAACTGAGTGGGAATATCAGCAGCTCTTGCCAGCACCACATCACCTTGGGCAACAGCACAGAGGGAGGGACCATAACGCAAATGAGGACAGGCAAAGGGGAAGTGGTGGACACTCTGAGTACTTTGATCCAAAGCCGGTAGGATCTCCTGTTGCTGCCTGTAACATCCAGCGGAACACCGGTGGTGCCATTGATGATCCAGTGGATTCCTGCGAAACACCAGCTGCATCTAGGGCTCGCTGGATGCCTAAATACATCTCCCATCCTCAGACCTATGCACAAGACAATGGCATCTCTGAATGGCCGCGGAACTCCCACCATGGCTTACCTGACAAACACAACTCGCATGGCATGGATAGCAAATCGACACGGGTAGTCGACAGAAAGGGTGCAATGGATCTGTCGGGTGGGCAAGGTAATGTAGGCATGACCTTCGTAGACGAAAACCTTGCGGTATGGAACGAAAAAGAGTGGGAATATCAGCAGCCGTTTCCAGCACCACATTGCCTTGGCCAACAACACGGTGGGAGGGGCCGCAGCGCAAATGATGGTAGGCAAAGGGGAAGAGGCAGACACTCAGACACTCTTGAGTACCACAGTTCGGGTCCTGTAAGATCTCCGGATGCTGCCCCAGACGTCCAGTGGAACACCGGTGGCGCTGTCGATCATTCGAACAGGGGGCATCGGGCTTCTTCAAGAGCAGGAAGTGGGCACGTGGAGCGCAGGCACTACATTTGA
- the LOC100840650 gene encoding uncharacterized protein LOC100840650 isoform X2, with the protein MVVITPLADSTSSRWAGVPPTKKKSGGAARVPQPVNPQNQSMDFMSTAAWGNKLMLPSSNAWGSLRLLHPKNDGASGSPSHIDDRPSSRGSSTSSSTVGSDFRDVPLYHVPTVTNRPRSTETRSGSLQHSCFPDSFTNVLKAPSRTIAKRAPTSHGKGFSLSIDDFPVLGSKNSASNSQQGHSSEGRPTIGSGIVVSQDGQRKRPMAGTGEVISSSNYEHESTLRTDYVCEGGDPIPAAKLTSKAQKTQPHGPQAPNLCMPPPWLDYWHPPPDHPPDENRMLHRAEAPYDPYKHADPSGSSLVESFAHSGQFTLNQDAALRPYAREDGCCLDIRGLSHPQVPADHRLTDQRPHVLGKVKDDLSDAIDIEKQPIIKKDVALLEKIKCLNNKARNFHALKLSNLLSSMESKVEHEKNICAELDHVTKDILLSAATSEIGPDFDRGNSVSESNNPMPINPPNVPTDGVSVVGLSEQKATEFCEAGKLGKSADYLAYGRGTTSRNWLDGCAKDMPCSISRHGWEGQSMVDALRAIVIRDAQQNQPFSRNTSQQALVTAADKVQNLLDYDGQHSRMRYLSAQAAKQLQDANDWISKQKVNAIARLEELNRHQLLQSQKSNDALLEADNNLYHEQKTGRDGAEDTCCIVSADGPNVPWPANGVDYATVSSSSTPASNTEGVSKGPWIHNVMSSAKNTEVNMMACKSTSQSHDNSALKHWQMEDRQRQFYSREPNIRERSNIAETSDYVSNTAETPADTLATEAKPQEKLSTRNKNIKRDSAAVRPASPPVFGSEKNTIEVSRMHQTLVPYVAISSSMVPAQVISAKGIMVGGIMLDDVPLASVNQELAAAAKEVHNKANSLSKPQQIKKSGKDHCSVPPVESPVWNDSVLHTPIKQTGNREKHEEGGPNSMPVSAVPQPSGNHSTIREKMATMQRSETGWYAHKPVYEELQRKNLGQTLPAENHKTSYDNRANANLETTSHDKEAHVNLTSAKADVPTELKNWLDKKMGWGQGRHRASLQQKSTEGLASVVQNLAEPACYFNVADVVQELSDQCRAEEQFESKTHDATEDRSKLTETVVLPSSTWETFPVNNWEGHRATDSPRHYHVEGQRNAGSSYGYKERAGRGRFIRGTSDLSISRWMPKHIFHPQSNAQDDDISEWLQDSHHSLSDTNNSHGMDRKLTRIVDRDGGMDLQGGQGNDLGMSFKDENPLIWNETEWEYQQLFPAPHHFGQQHSRSDWDANEDRQKGRGRHSENYDAEEVGCPDGWDRKPTQIVDGDSGMDLPSGKGNGDMSFEEENLVVLNETEWEYQQLLPAPHHLGQQHRGRDHNANEDRQRGSGGHSEYFDPKPVGSPVAACNIQRNTGGAIDDPVDSCETPAASRARWMPKYISHPQTYAQDNGISEWPRNSHHGLPDKHNSHGMDSKSTRVVDRKGAMDLSGGQGNVGMTFVDENLAVWNEKEWEYQQPFPAPHCLGQQHGGRGRSANDGRQRGRGRHSDTLEYHSSGPVRSPDAAPDVQWNTGGAVDHSNRGHRASSRAGSGHVERRHYI; encoded by the exons ATGGTGGTCATCACCCCGCTCGCCGACAGCACCAG CAGCAGATGGGCGGGGGTTCCTCCGACGAAGAAGAagtccggcggcgccgcgagGGTTCCTCAGCCCGTCAATCCGCAGAACCAGAG CATGGATTTCATGAGCACTGCCGCGTGGGGCAACAAACTGATGCTCCCATCATCAAATGCATGGGGTTCACTCCGACTTCTGCATCCCAAGAATGATGGAGCTTCTGGTTCACCTAGCCACATTGATGACCGCCCTTCTTCTCGAGGAAGCTCAACGTCATCATCAACAGTTGGAAGTGACTTCCGTGACGTACCATTGTATCACGTGCCTACTGTTACGAATCGTCCTCGAAGCACCGAGACAAGATCAGGAAGCTTGCAGCATTCTTGTTTTCCAGATTCTTTCACTAATGTTCTGAAAGCACCATCACGAACTATTGCCAAACGG GCACCTACATCACATGGGAAAGGGTTCAGCCTGAGTATAGATGATTTCCCAGTACTTGGCTCCAAAAATTCTGCGTCAAACAGTCAACAAG GACATAGTTCAGAAGGGCGTCCAACTATTGGTTCTGGTATTGTGGTGTCACAGGATGGACAAAGAAAGAGGCCAATGGCTG GAACTGGTGAGGTAATTTCATCTTCCAATTATGAGCATGAAAGTACCTTAAGAACAGACTATGTCTGTGAAGGAGGTGATCCAATTCCTGCTGCAAAGTTGACAAGTAAAGCCCAGAAGACTCAACCGCATGGCCCACAAGCTCCTAATTTGTGTATGCCTCCTCCGTGGTTAGATTACTGGCATCCTCCTCCTGATCACCCCCCTGATGAAAACAGAATGTTGCATCGAGCAGAGGCACCATATGATCCATACAAGCATGCAGACCCCTCTGGCAGTTCCCTGGTTGAATCTTTTGCTCACTCTGGCCAGTTCACACTCAATCAGGACGCAGCATTAAGGCCGTATGCACGAGAGGATGGGTGTTGCCTAGACATCAGGGGTCTATCTCATCCTCAGGTACCCGCTGATCATCGCCTCACAGATCAACGTCCTCACGTTCTTGGGAAGGTCAAGGATGATCTTTCAGATGCAATTGACATTGAGAAGCAACCTATCATCAAGAAGGATGTGGCCCTATTAGAGAAAATAAAGTGCCTAAACAACAAAGCTAGAAATTTTCATGCCCTTAAGTTGTCTAATCTACTTTCATCCATGGAATCCAAGGTTGAGCACGAGAAAAACATTTGTGCTGAGCTAGATCATGTGACAAAAGATATTCTCTTAAGTGCTGCCACCAGTGAAATCGGTCCTGACTTTGACAGGGGTAATTCTGTTTCCGAAAGCAACAACCCTATGCCAATTAATCCACCAAATGTGCCTACTGATGGTGTAAGTGTTGTTGGTCTGTCAGAACAAAAGGCTACTGAATTTTGTGAAGCTGGAAAACTTGGTAAATCTGCTGATTATCTTGCATATGGAAGAGGCACTACGTCAAGAAACTGGCTCGATGGCTGTGCTAAGGACATGCCATGTAGTATTTCGAGACATGGATGGGAAGGGCAGTCTATGGTTGACGCTTTGCGAGCAATTGTTATAAGAGATGCTCAACAAAACCAACCTTTTTCTAGGAACACTTCACAGCAGGCATTAGTGACAGCTGCTGATAAGGTGCAAAATTTGCTTGATTATGATGGCCAG CATTCAAGAATGAGATATTTATCAGCTCAAGCTGCAAAACAACTACAGGATGCGAATGATTGGATTAGTAAACAGAAAGTAAATGCTATTGCAAGACTAGAAGAATTGAACAGACATCAATTATTGCAGAGTCAGAAATCCAATGATGCACTCTTAGAAGCAGATAACAATCTGTACCATGAACAAAAAACTGGACGTGATGGAGCAGAAGATACATGCTGTATTGTCTCTGCTGATGGTCCTAATGTGCCTTGGCCAGCAAATGGAGTTGACTATGCTACAGTTTCCAGCAGTTCCACTCCAGCATCAAATACTGAAGGTGTTAGTAAAGGTCCGTGGATTCATAATGTCATGTCCTCAGCCAAGAACACAGAGGTTAACATGATGGCATGCAAAAGCACCTCACAGTCACATGACAACAGTGCCCTAAAACACTGGCAGATGGAGGATAGGCAAAGACAATTTTATTCACGTGAGCCAAATATAAGGGAGAGATCAAACATAGCTGAAACCTCAGATTATGTTAGCAACACCGCTGAGACTCCTGCAGACACACTGGCTACTGAAGCTAAACCTCAGGAGAAACTCTCAACGAGAAACAAGAATATCAAGAGGGACTCTGCTGCAGTTAGGCCCGCATCACCACCTGTGTTTGGCAGTGAGAAGAATACTATAGAAGTCTCACGTATGCATCAAACCCTTGTCCCATATGTTGCCATCAGCAGTTCTATGGTTCCTGCCCAGGTTATTTCTGCTAAAGGTATTATGGTGGGTGGTATAATGCTTGATGATGTTCCACTTGCTTCGGTAAACCAGGAGTTGGCAGCGGCGGCTAAGGAAGTACACAATAAAGCCAATAGCCTGTCAAAGCCTCAGCAGATCAAGAAATCAGGAAAGGACCACTGCAGTGTACCGCCTGTTGAGAGTCCAGTTTGGAATGATAGCGTCCTGCACACACCAATTAAACAGACAGGCAACAGAGAAAAGCATGAAGAAGGCGGTCCAAATAGCATGCCTGTATCTGCCGTGCCACAACCATCTGGAAATCACAGTACGATTAGGGAGAAAATGGCAACAATGCAAAGGAGTGAAACCGGTTGGTATGCCCATAAGCCGGTATACGAAGAGCTGCAACGGAAGAATCTGGGGCAAACATTGCCAGCAGAGAACCACAAAACATCTTATGATAATAGGGCAAATGCCAATTTGGAGACCACGAGTCATGATAAAGAAGCACATGTTAATCTCACCTCTGCTAAAGCCGATGTTCCAACCGAGCTCAAAAACTGGCTGGATAAGAAGATGGGCTGGGGTCAAGGGAGGCATCGTGCTTCTTTGCAACAAAAGAGTACTGAGGGATTGGCTTCGGTGGTGCAAAATCTTGCTGAACCAGCATGCTACTTCAATGTGGCAGATGTCGTACAGGAGTTATCTGATCAATGTCGAGCAGAGGAGCAATTTGAGTCCAAGACCCATGATGCCACCGAGGATCGTTCAAAACTAACTGAAACAGTTGTCTTGCCTTCCAGTACTTGGGAAACCTTTCCTGTCAATAATTGGGAAGGACACCGTGCAACTGACAGTCCAAGGCACTACCATGTTGAGGGTCAAAGAAATGCAGGAAGTAGCTATGGCTACAAGGAGAGGGCAGGCAGGGGACGCTTCATCCGCGGAACGTCAGATCTATCCATATCTCGCTGGATGCCCAAACACATCTTCCATCCTCAGAGCAATGCACAAGACGATGACATTTCCGAATGGTTGCAGGATTCACACCACAGCTTATCTGACACGAACAACTCACATGGCATGGATCGCAAACTGACTCGTATTGTTGACAGAGATGGTGGAATGGATCTCCAGGGTGGACAAGGCAATGATCTAGGCATGAGTTTCAAAGATGAAAACCCtctgatatggaacgaaacaGAGTGGGAATATCAGCAGCTCTTTCCAGCACCACACCATTTTGGCCAACAACACAGCCGGAGTGACTGGGACGCAAATGAGGACAGGCAAAAGGGAAGAGGCAGACACTCTGAGAACTATGATGCTGAGGAGGTAGGATGTCCTGATGGCTGGGATAGAAAACCGACGCAGATAGTCGACGGAGATAGTGGGATGGATCTGCCGAGTGGAAAAGGCAATGGAGACATGAGttttgaagaagaaaaccTTGTTGTATTGAACGAAACTGAGTGGGAATATCAGCAGCTCTTGCCAGCACCACATCACCTTGGGCAACAGCACAGAGGGAGGGACCATAACGCAAATGAGGACAGGCAAAGGGGAAGTGGTGGACACTCTGAGTACTTTGATCCAAAGCCGGTAGGATCTCCTGTTGCTGCCTGTAACATCCAGCGGAACACCGGTGGTGCCATTGATGATCCAGTGGATTCCTGCGAAACACCAGCTGCATCTAGGGCTCGCTGGATGCCTAAATACATCTCCCATCCTCAGACCTATGCACAAGACAATGGCATCTCTGAATGGCCGCGGAACTCCCACCATGGCTTACCTGACAAACACAACTCGCATGGCATGGATAGCAAATCGACACGGGTAGTCGACAGAAAGGGTGCAATGGATCTGTCGGGTGGGCAAGGTAATGTAGGCATGACCTTCGTAGACGAAAACCTTGCGGTATGGAACGAAAAAGAGTGGGAATATCAGCAGCCGTTTCCAGCACCACATTGCCTTGGCCAACAACACGGTGGGAGGGGCCGCAGCGCAAATGATGGTAGGCAAAGGGGAAGAGGCAGACACTCAGACACTCTTGAGTACCACAGTTCGGGTCCTGTAAGATCTCCGGATGCTGCCCCAGACGTCCAGTGGAACACCGGTGGCGCTGTCGATCATTCGAACAGGGGGCATCGGGCTTCTTCAAGAGCAGGAAGTGGGCACGTGGAGCGCAGGCACTACATTTGA